The genomic segment CCATCCCTCCAATAAACAAAAAAACCGCACCAGGCATATCGCCCAGTTGCGGTTTCATTGTAAAAGTTATTTTTTCTCAGCAAGCCATTTTGCAACTGCGTCTGCTTCTTCACCTTTGATAAGACCAGGTGGCATACTGCCGCGGCCGTTGATGATTACGTCATGGATTTCTGTTTCAGACATATGGTCACCAACTTTTGATAGATCGGGACCCACGCCGCCTTTAAGTTCAAGGTTACCGCCGTGACAAGCGATACAGCTCGTGCTAACCACTTTTTCAACGTCTACTGATGCTGTTTCATTACCAGTACCTGTTGTACCCTTATCTTCTTCTTTTGCTTTGTCGCCGCCACATGCCCCAAGGACAAGAACAGCTCCCAACATAATTGCTAAAAACTTAGTTTTCATTTTCTTACCTCCATTTATGAATTATTGTACTGCCTACCTAAGTATACCAAAACAACGTGCATTAAAATCACCTAGGGATTACCCTAAATTCATCAAACCGTCGACAAATAGCGT from the Sporosarcina psychrophila genome contains:
- the cccB gene encoding cytochrome c551, with translation MKTKFLAIMLGAVLVLGACGGDKAKEEDKGTTGTGNETASVDVEKVVSTSCIACHGGNLELKGGVGPDLSKVGDHMSETEIHDVIINGRGSMPPGLIKGEEADAVAKWLAEKK